Proteins encoded in a region of the Dreissena polymorpha isolate Duluth1 chromosome 6, UMN_Dpol_1.0, whole genome shotgun sequence genome:
- the LOC127835200 gene encoding uncharacterized protein LOC127835200 isoform X2, whose amino-acid sequence MSGIMADAMIIMDHTYIKGERVSGFQVIGSRSGPDHIYSSCAPKDSSTPPKRGSKRAVSTPTGQTPTHEHRRIELDEKTRHNKWSLDETSFLREYSQTLRKDGESENSFWNNCAIAMNNMFGGKNRTGKSCKMAAWRLNLSGTCNSTMCTSVNEDFVDFTPLSETKGNNVGTQTDLSFNNKQRSNKQDWFFFEPRKNLQGTTNVCAETLIMAALRRLRTYSELKESEIQEIIQKIMFQHCSGNCIWGVKF is encoded by the exons ATGAGCGGAATAATGGCCGACGCGATGATAATA atggatcatacttatataaaaggggagagaGTGTCTGGGTTTCAAGTGATCGGGAGTAGGTCTGGCCCAGATCACATATACAGTTCCTGTGCCCCCAAAGACTCAAGTACCCCTCCGAAACGAGGAAGCAAGAGGGCAGTGTCAACTCCCACAGGACAAACACCTACACATGAACATAGAAGGATTGAACTG GATGAAAAAACCAGACACAACAAATGGTCCCTTGATGAGACATCCTTTCTGAGAGAATACAGTCAGACATTACGAAAAGATGGCGAGTCAGAAAACAGTTTCTGGAACAACTGCGCAATTGCAATGAACAACATGTTTGGTGGAAAAAACAGAACAG GGAAGTCCTGCAAGATGGCAGCCTGGCGGTTAAATCTTTCTGGTACATGTAACAGCACCATGTGTACTTCTGTTAATGAAGACTTTGTGGATTTTACGCCGCTGTCAGAGACAAAAGGAAACAATGTGGGAACCCAGACTGATTTGTCTTTTAATAATAAGCAAAG GTCTAACAAACAAGACTGGTTTTTTTTTGAACCACGGAAAAATCTGCAGGGG ACAACGAATGTGTGTGCTGAAACATTAATTATGGCCGCACTAAGACGTTTAAGGACCTACTCTGAGCTAAAAGAGTCTGAGATACAGGAGATCATACAAAAAATAA TGTTCCAGCACTGCAGTGGAAACTGCATCTGGGGAGTGAAGTTTTAA
- the LOC127835200 gene encoding uncharacterized protein LOC127835200 isoform X1, with amino-acid sequence MSGIMADAMIIMDHTYIKGERVSGFQVIGSRSGPDHIYSSCAPKDSSTPPKRGSKRAVSTPTGQTPTHEHRRIELDEKTRHNKWSLDETSFLREYSQTLRKDGESENSFWNNCAIAMNNMFGGKNRTGKSCKMAAWRLNLSGTCNSTMCTSVNEDFVDFTPLSETKGNNVGTQTDLSFNNKQRSNKQDWFFFEPRKNLQGTTNVCAETLIMAALRRLRTYSELKESEIQEIIQKISSSSPREVAGHILSSPLRGSIIVELLNEIEYAAKECCNKDSVLAQKDFCDLAEFKWHELIDELLEQQPLPADVLLAVSLPTSKIGNTKSVQSLIPVISTVFGMLMKTRYQELSLVQKMIAMTLANEQTSQKVQFVSTVFGVFFSNVMLKPNSTKYEFNTLCIECNIVKCAIYIKSLYE; translated from the exons ATGAGCGGAATAATGGCCGACGCGATGATAATA atggatcatacttatataaaaggggagagaGTGTCTGGGTTTCAAGTGATCGGGAGTAGGTCTGGCCCAGATCACATATACAGTTCCTGTGCCCCCAAAGACTCAAGTACCCCTCCGAAACGAGGAAGCAAGAGGGCAGTGTCAACTCCCACAGGACAAACACCTACACATGAACATAGAAGGATTGAACTG GATGAAAAAACCAGACACAACAAATGGTCCCTTGATGAGACATCCTTTCTGAGAGAATACAGTCAGACATTACGAAAAGATGGCGAGTCAGAAAACAGTTTCTGGAACAACTGCGCAATTGCAATGAACAACATGTTTGGTGGAAAAAACAGAACAG GGAAGTCCTGCAAGATGGCAGCCTGGCGGTTAAATCTTTCTGGTACATGTAACAGCACCATGTGTACTTCTGTTAATGAAGACTTTGTGGATTTTACGCCGCTGTCAGAGACAAAAGGAAACAATGTGGGAACCCAGACTGATTTGTCTTTTAATAATAAGCAAAG GTCTAACAAACAAGACTGGTTTTTTTTTGAACCACGGAAAAATCTGCAGGGG ACAACGAATGTGTGTGCTGAAACATTAATTATGGCCGCACTAAGACGTTTAAGGACCTACTCTGAGCTAAAAGAGTCTGAGATACAGGAGATCATACAAAAAATAA GTTCCAGCTCTCCAAGAGAAGTAGCAGGGCATATATTGTCTTCTCCATTGAGAGGAAGTATCATTGTtgaacttttaaatgaaattgaatatgcaGCAAAAGAATGCTGCAACAAGGACAGTGTTTTGGCCCAAAAGGATTTCTGTGACCTGGCTGAATTTAAATGGCATGAACTCATTGATGAATTATTAGAGCAACAGCCATTGCCAGCTGATGTTCTCTTGGCTGTGTCTCTACCAACTTCTAAGATAGGGAATACAAAATCTGTTCAGAGCCTTATACCGGTCATATCTACTGTGTTTGGAATGTTGATGAAAACACGATACCAGGAGTTGTCGTTAGTTCAAAAGATGATCGCAATGACTTTAGCTAATGAACAAACAAGCCAAAAAGTACAATTTGTTTCAACTgtgtttggtgtttttttttcaaatgttatgtTAAAGCCCAATAGCACAAAATATGAGTTTAACACCTTGTGTATAGAATGCAATATTGTTAAGTGTGCAATTTATATTAAATCATTGTATGAGTAA